A genomic segment from Corylus avellana chromosome ca5, CavTom2PMs-1.0 encodes:
- the LOC132180395 gene encoding phytochrome C — MSSKSTNKTTCSRSSSAARHGARVVTQTPIDAKLHGEFEESEQGFNYSTSIDFNISSSTSNVPSSTVSAYLQKMQRGSLIQPFGCMIAVEEQNFAVLAYSENAPEMLDLAPHAVPSIEQKEALTFGTDVRTLFRSSGATALQKAVNFGEVNLLNPILVHCKTSGKPFYAILHRIDVGLVIDLEPVNPADVPVTAAGALKSYKLAAKAISRLQSLPSVNISLLCDVLVKEVIDLTGYDRVMVYKFHEDEHGEVVAECHRPDLEPYLGLHYPATDIPQASRFLFMKNKVRMICDCLAPPVKVIQDKRLSRPMSLSGSTLRSPHGCHAHYMANMGSIASLVMAVTINEDDNERESDQQKGRKLWGLVVCHHTSPRFVPFPLRYACEFLIQVFGVQINKEVELAAQLREKHILRTQTVLCDMLLRDAPVGIVTQSPNVMDLVKCDGAALYYRKKFWLLGVTPTEAQVRNIAEWLLEYHSGSTGLSTDSLMDAGYPGASGLGDEVCGMAAVRITSKDFLFWFRSHTAKEIKWGGAKHDPDDKDDGRKMHPRSSFKAFLEVVKHRCLPWEDVEMDAIHSLQLILRGSLQDEVVEDESKMIVNVPSVDDRIQRVDELRIVTNEMVRLIETAAVPILAIDASGSINGWNTKAAELTGLSVEKAIGMSLTDLVWDDSVEVVKNLLILASQGVEERNIEIKLRTYGPQEHNGPVILVANSCCSRDTKENVVGVCFVGQDVTKQKVIWDKYTRMQGDYVGIVRSPSALIPPIFMTDEHGRCLEWNDAMQKLSGLRREEAIDQMLLGEVFTVKYFGCRVKDHDTLTKLRILLNGVIAGHDSDKLLFGFYDKQGNYVEALLSASKRTDFEGKVTGVLCFLHVASPELQYALQVQRISEQAAADSIKKLAYIRREIRKPLNGVMFMQNLMGSSDLSKEQKQLLKTTSLCQEQLAKVVDDTDIESIEECYMEMRSAEFNLGEALEAVMNQVMSMCQERQVQVMLDSPAEVSSMHLYGDNLRLQQVLSHFLTNALLFTPAIEGSFISFRVIPRKERIGTKMHIVHLEFRIAHPAPGVPENLIQEMFHHSHGLSREGLGLCISQKLVKIMNGTVQYMREAERSSFIILIEFPLARHIER; from the exons ATGTCATCAAAGTCGACGAACAAGACCACTTGCTCTAGGAGCAGTTCTGCTGCAAGACATGGGGCCCGTGTGGTTACACAGACCCCCATCGATGCAAAGCTTCATGGAGAGTTTGAAGAATCCGAACAGGGTTTTAATTACTCCACTTCAATTGACTTCAATATCTCAAGTTCCACTAGCAATGTCCCCTCCTCCACTGTATCAGCTTACCTCCAAAAGATGCAGAGAGGAAGCCTCATTCAACCGTTCGGATGCATGATTGCTGTGGAGGAGCAGAACTTCGCTGTTCTTGCGTATAGCGAAAATGCTCCCGAAATGTTGGACTTGGCTCCACATGCCGTTCCAAGCATCGAGCAGAAAGAAGCTCTGACTTTTGGAACAGATGTTCGAACACTCTTTCGGTCCTCAGGTGCAACTGCTTTGCAGAAAGCAGTCAACTTTGGGGAAGTGAATCTTCTCAATCCCATATTGGTTCATTGTAAAACCTCAGGTAAGCCCTTTTACGCAATTCTGCATCGAATTGATGTTGGGTTAGTTATAGATTTGGAACCAGTGAATCCAGCTGACGTGCCGGTGACTGCTGCTGGGGCATTGAAATCTTATAAGCTAGCGGCCAAAGCCATCTCAAGGTTGCAGTCTTTACCGAGTGTGAACATATCACTGTTATGTGATGTTTTGGTTAAGGAAGTTATTGATTTAACTGGTTATGATCGTGTAATGGTGTATAAATTTCATGAAGATGAGCATGGGGAAGTTGTAGCTGAGTGCCACAGACCTGACCTTGAACCTTATCTCGGTTTACATTACCCGGCTACTGATATACCACAAGCTTCAAGATTCCTATTCATGAAGAACAAGGTTAGAATGATATGCGATTGTTTGGCGCCTCCAGTTAAAGTAATTCAAGACAAGAGATTGTCTCGGCCAATGAGCCTTTCTGGATCTACGTTGAGATCTCCTCATGGTTGTCATGCACATTATATGGCAAATATGGGCTCCATTGCATCTCTTGTCATGGCAGTGACTATCAACGAAGATGACAATGAGAGGGAGAGTGATCAGCAGAAGGGAAGAAAACTGTGGGGTTTGGTTGTTTGCCATCACACAAGCCCTCGTTTTGTTCCATTTCCTTTGAGGTATGCTTGTGAGTTCTTGATTCAAGTTTTCGGCGTACAGATCAACAAAGAAGTGGAGTTGGCTGCTCAACTGAGGGAGAAGCATATTTTGCGAACTCAAACCGTGCTTTGTGACATGCTTCTTAGAGATGCTCCTGTAGGTATTGTTACCCAATCACCTAATGTAATGGATCTTGTCAAGTGTGATGGAGCTGCACTATACTACAGGAAGAAATTTTGGTTGCTTGGGGTCACCCCGACAGAGGCACAAGTTAGAAATATAGCTGAATGGCTTCTCGAGTACCATAGTGGGAGCACAGGTTTAAGTACTGATAGCCTTATGGACGCTGGCTACCCAGGTGCTTCAGGCCTCGGAGATGAAGTTTGTGGGATGGCAGCTGTTAGGATTACTTCAAAGGATTTCCTGTTTTGGTTCCGGTCGCACACTGCAAAGGAAATCAAGTGGGGTGGTGCGAAACATGACCCTGATGACAAGGACGATGGAAGAAAGATGCACCCCAGATCATCGTTCAAGGCTTTTCTGGAGGTGGTTAAGCATCGGTGCCTACCTTGGGAAGATGTGGAAATGGATGCCATCCATTCCTTACAGCTGATATTGAGGGGATCTTTGCAAGATGAGGTTGTGGAGGATGAGTCTAAAATGATTGTAAATGTTCCATCGGTTGATGACAGGATACAGAGAGTGGATGAATTGCGCATCGTCACAAATGAAATGGTTCGCCTGATTGAGACAGCTGCAGTCCCTATTTTGGCTATCGACGCCTCTGGTAGTATAAATGGGTGGAATACAAAAGCAGCTGAACTAACAGGACTGTCTGTTGAGAAAGCCATTGGTATGTCCTTAACTGATCTTGTCTGGGATGATTCAGTTGAAGTGGTAAAGAATCTCCTCATCTTGGCTTCGCAAG GTGTAGAAGAGCGAAATATTGAAATTAAACTTAGAACATATGGTCCTCAGGAACACAATGGTCCTGTAATCTTGGTTGCTAATTCATGTTGCAGCCGGGatacaaaagaaaatgttgTAGGGGTTTGCTTTGTTGGTCAAGATGTTACAAAACAAAAGGTTATTTGGGACAAATATACACGTATGCAAGGTGACTATGTTGGAATTGTGCGGAGCCCTTCTGCACTTATTCCTCCAATTTTTATGACTGATGAGCATGGCCGATGCTTGGAATGGAATGATGCTATGCAAAAATTGTCTGGTTTGAGGAGGGAAGAGGCAATTGACCAGATGCTTCTTGGGGAGGTTTTCActgtaaaatattttggttgTCGGGTTAAAGATCATGACACATTAACCAAGCTAAGGATACTACTTAATGGGGTAATTGCGGGCCATGATTCTGATAAGTTGTTATTTGGATTCTATGATAAGCAGGGTAATTATGTTGAAGCGTTACTTTCTGCTAGTAAAAGGACTGATTTCGAGGGAAAGGTTACTGGTGTTTTGTGCTTTCTGCATGTGGCTAGTCCAGAACTTCAGTATGCTCTTCAGGTGCAGAGGATATCAGAACAGGCTGCTGCTGATAGCATCAAAAAACTAGCATATATTCGTCGAGAAATCAGAAAGCCTCTTAATGGGGTTATGTTTATGCAGAATTTAATGGGATCTTCTGATTTAAGCAAAGAGCAGAAGCAGCTACTTAAGACGACCTCGTTGTGTCAGGAACAATTAGCTAAAGTTGTTGATGACACTGATATTGAAAGTATTGAGGAATG CTACATGGAAATGAGATCTGCTGAATTTAACCTCGGGGAAGCTCTTGAAGCTGTCATGAATCAAGTTATGAGTATGTGCCAGGAGCGCCAGGTGCAGGTCATGCTTGATTCACCTGCTGAAGTGTCATCGATGCACTTATATGGAGACAACTTGAGGCTTCAGCAGGTCCTTTCACATTTTTTGACTAATGCACTCCTCTTCACCCCTGCAATAGAAggatcatttatttcatttagAGTGATTCCAAGGAAGGAACGTATAGGGACGAAAATGCACATTGTCCATCTTGAATTTAG GATCGCCCATCCGGCACCTGGGGTTCCAGAAAATCTAATTCAAGAGATGTTTCACCACAGCCACGGTCTCTCGAGGGAAGGTCTCGGCCTATGCATAAGTCAAAAGCTTGTGAAGATCATGAATGGCACTGTGCAATATATGAGGGAAGCAGAGAGATCATCCTTTATAATTCTTATTGAATTTCCCTTGGCTCGCCACATTGAGAGatga
- the LOC132180322 gene encoding uncharacterized protein LOC132180322, with protein sequence MPCTRSKTAMPSARSKTFEANRWCSTLTYRQLGRIWRDYRIWSSINLRIPNSDERVSAFTGRDEVGLHEDSLKAGLRFPIPDSRFPIPREVREVLAYLNLAPSQLLPNTWQTLLACSVLSPSVFGAKHHLSVKEFLYCYRPEEKYIGWWTFHCHGSKWNVVSDLQSSNKKWKNRFFLISGSEWEFRNMDMADKQKPIGVNRRWGYLRPKAHSKPNLSVEELGWVNQLANTKGSFRELTSMGNMEKYFFHPKLSLAGIGIISNDTRAIVKSQKSQAQGLKEADARPSKKAKTSRENTTPEDAHALRCLASFVAFSSKGLWKEKVPSQTKSAEAPSAAATPATSLDHVPMPEASKPLTARASKMGPAAQPEWTVPMGLEASASFGFDVLFIISRNGEVATEQPGALHSVDRVPEGRGKGVAL encoded by the exons ATGCCTTGTACCCGGTCAAAGACTGCTATGCCTAGTGCCCGGTCAAAAACTTTTGAAGCAAACAGATGGTGCTCCACCCTGACGTACCGGCAGCTGGGACGCATTTGGCGGGATTACCGTATCTGGAGCTCTATAAACCTTAGGATTCCTAATTCTGATGAAAGGGTGTCCGCCTTCACTGGCAGGGACGAAGTGGGCCTGCACGAGGACTCACTGAAGGCTGGGCTTCGATTCCCGATTCCCGATTCCCGATTCCCGATTCCCCGTGAGGTTAGGGAGGTGCTGGCCTACCTTAATCTTGCCCCCTCCCAGCTGCTGCCAAATACATGGCAAACCCTATTAGCTTGTTCTGTTCTCTCACCCTCTGTTTTTGGAGCCAAGCATCATTTGTCAGTGAAGGAATTCCTGTACTGCTACCGCCCTGAAGAGAAGTACATCGGGTGGTGGACCTTCCACTGTCACGGCTCCAAATGGAATGTTGTGTCGGATCTCCAATCCAGTAACAAGAAGTGGAAGAATAGGTTTTTCTTAATCTCCGGCAGTGAGTGGGAGTTCAGGAATATGGACATGGCGGACAAACAGAAGCCAATAGGTGTCAATAGGAGATGGGGATACCTTCGCCCAAAAG CTCATTCTAAGCCCAATTTGAGCGTGGAGGAGTTGGGGTGGGTGAATCAGTTGGCAAACACAAAGGGGAGTTTTCGTGAGTTGACATCCATGGGGAACATGGAGAAATACTTTTTTCACCCTAAGCTCTCTCTAGCAGGGATAG GCATAATTTCAAACGATACTCGGGCCATTGTTAAGTCACAGAAGTCCCAGGCTCAAGGTTTGAAAGAGGCTGATGCCCGCCCGAGCAAAAAGGCAAAGACTTCTCGGGAGAATACTACTCCCGAGGACGCTCACGCTCTGAGGTGTTTAGCTTCCTTTGTTGCGTTCAGTTCTAAGGGCCTCTGGAAGGAAAAAGTCCCTTCTCAAACCAAGTCAGCGGAGGCGCCTTCGGCTGCTGCTACACCTGCAACATCTCTGGATCATGTTCCGATGCCTGAGGCTTCTAAACCGCTGACTGCTCGGGCCTCAAAAATGGGGCCAGCTGCCCAACCTGAGTGGACTGTGCCTATGGGACTTGAAGCTTCTGCCTCATTTGGTTTTGATGTCCTATTTATTATTAGCAGGAATGGTGAGGTAGCAACTGAACAGCCTGGAGCCCTGCACAGTGTGGATCGGGTGCCTGAAGGGAGAGGGAAGGGAGTGGCCCTCTGA
- the LOC132180343 gene encoding putative pentatricopeptide repeat-containing protein At5g09950, producing MFRWYLTCTHRRLPYNSNPAFTTLTVSPIPPQDNPISLKHQNPTNHLRPSPPITPLQHLVDQYKTSHSQVTTPPTSSHVSYSETREFLISRYRDSCCPRDATELHLQIFKNGFSNDLFLCNTLINVYVRIGDLVSALNLFVEMSERNLVTWACLISGYAKNRMPDEACATFKWMICKGFFPNTYAFGGALRACQEFGSPGVEFGMQIHGLLSKTHYALDAVVCNVLMSMYGNCLGSADYARRVFEQIQIRNSTSWNSIISVYSQRGDAVSAFELFSRMQQESSGFSSKPNEYTFGSLITAASSSVDCGGILLRQMLTRVKKSGYLGDLYVGSAFISGFARFGLIDFAKQVFEQMSERNAVSLNGLMVGLVRQKRGEEAAEVFMEMRTLVDVNLDSYVILLSAFPEFTVLEDGKRKGTEVHAYVIRTGLIDIKHEIGNGLVNMYAKCHAIADACSVFRLMVNKDSISWNTMISGLDQNECFEDAVNCFQAMRRTGEMPSNFTLISTLSSCASLGWKMLGQQIHCEGLKLGLDLDVSVSNALLALYAETGCLMESEKVFSLMPEYDQVSWNSIIGAFADSEASVVKAVKYFLNMMRAGWCLNRVSFINILAAVSSLSLHQLGHQIHGLVLKYCVAKDTAIENALLACYGKWGEMDECERIFSRMSERRDEVSWNSMISGYIHNEVLPKAMDLVWFMMQRGERLDCFTFPTVLSACASVATLERGMEVHACSIRACLESDVVVGSALVDMYTKCGRIDYASRFFELMPVRNVYSWNSMISGYARHGHGDKALELFSQMKLYGQPPDHVTFIGVLSACSHVGLVDEAFKHFTSMSEVYGLAPRVEHFSCMVDLLGRAGELNKIEDFINKMPMKPNVLIWRTVLGACCRANGRNTELGQRAAKMLLELEPQNAVNYVLLSNMYASGRRWEDAAKARIAMKKAAVKKEAGCSWVTMKDGVHVFVAGDKSHPEKDLIYEKLKELNRKMRDAGYVPETRFALYDLELENKEELLSYHSEKLAVAFVLTRKSGLPIRIMKNLRVCGDCHTAFKYISKIVGRQIVLRDTNRFHHFHEGKCSCGDYW from the coding sequence ATGTTTCGGTGGTACCTTACATGCACTCATAGGCGCCTACCCTACAATTCAAACCCTGCTTTTACTACGCTCACTGTCTCACCCATTCCACCACAAGACAACCCTATTTCCCTCAAAcatcaaaacccaacaaatcacCTTAGACCTTCCCCTCCTATCACCCCCTTACAACACTTAGTTGATCAGTACAAAACATCTCACTCCCAAGTTACAACCCCACCCACCTCATCACATGTTTCGTATTCGGAAACGCGTGAATTTCTTATCAGTCGATACCGAGATTCTTGTTGTCCGCGAGATGCTACAGAGCTTCATTTGCAGATTTTCAAAAATGGGTTTTCCAATGATTTGTTTTTGTGCAATACTCTTATTAATGTGTATGTCAGAATTGGTGATTTGGTTTCAGCGCTTAACTTGTTTGTTGAAATGTCCGAGAGGAATTTGGTTACTTGGGCTTGTTTGATTTCGGGGTATGCCAAGAATCGCATGCCTGATGAGGCGTGTGCAACTTTTAAATGGATGATTTGCAAAGGCTTTTTTCCAAATACCTATGCTTTTGGTGGTGCTCTTCGAGCTTGCCAGGAATTTGGATCGCCAGGGGTTGAATTTGGGATGCAAATTCACGGGTTACTATCAAAAACTCACTATGCACTTGATGCGGTGGTGTGTAATGTGCTGATGTCAATGTATGGGAATTGTCTGGGTTCTGCTGATTATGCTCGCCGTGTTTTTGAGCAGATACAAATCAGGAATTCAACATCATGGAATTCTATTATTTCAGTTTATTCTCAAAGAGGAGATGCAGTTTCTGCTTTTGAACTCTTCTCAAGAATGCAGCAGGAGAGTTCAGGATTCAGTTCAAAACCTAATGAGTATACGTTTGGAAGTTTAATAACTGCTGCTTCTTCATCAGTTGATTGTGGAGGGATTTTGCTTAGGCAGATGCTCACTAGGGTTAAGAAGTCTGGATATCTTGGGGATCTTTATGTTGGTAGTGCTTTCATAAGTGGATTTGCCAGGTTTGGACTGATTGATTTTGCTAAGCAAGTTTTTGAGCAGATGAGTGAGAGGAATGCGGTCTCCCTGAATGGTTTGATGGTTGGATTGGTGAGGCAAAAACGAGGAGAAGAAGCAGCTGAAGTTTTCATGGAGATGAGAACCTTGGTTGATGTCAATCTTGATTCCTATGTGATTCTATTAAGTGCCTTTCCCGAATTCACTGTATTGGAGGACGGCAAAAGAAAGGGAACAGAGGTCCATGCATACGTAATCCGAACTGGCTTAATTGACATCAAGCATGAAATTGGGAATGGGCTTGTTAATATGTATGCTAAATGTCATGCTATTGCTGATGCTTGTTCTGTTTTTAGGCTCATGGTTAATAAAGATTCAATCTCATGGAACACCATGATCTCTGGTCTTGACCAGAATGAGTGTTTTGAAGATGCAGTCAATTGCTTCCAAGCAATGAGGAGAACTGGAGAGATGCCTTCAAATTTCACTTTGATTAGTACTTTGAGTTCATGCGCAAGCTTGGGGTGGAAGATGCTGGGACAGCAAATACATTGTGAAGGACTTAAATTGGGACTTGATTTGGATGTTTCAGTTTCTAATGCTCTTCTTGCACTATATGCGGAAACTGGATGTCTTATGGAATCTGAGAAAGTTTTCTCCTTGATGCCAGAGTATGATCAGGTTTCATGGAATTCAATTATTGGGGCTTTTGCTGATTCAGAGGCATCAGTTGTAAAAGCTGTAAAATATTTCCTAAACATGATGCGAGCTGGGTGGTGTCTTAACAGAGTAAGCTTTATAAATATTCTTGCAGCAGTGTCATCTCTTTCACTTCATCAACTGGGCCATCAGATTCATGGTCTAGTGCTAAAATACTGTGTTGCAAAAGATACTGCTATTGAGAATGCACTTTTGGCTTGCTATGGAAAGTGGGGAGAGATGGATGAATGTGAGAGGATTTTTTCTAGGATGTCTGAGAGGAGGGATGAAGTAAGTTGGAATTCTATGATTTCTGGATACATACACAACGAAGTTTTGCCCAAGGCCATGGATTTGGTTTGGTTTATGATGCAGAGAGgtgagagattggactgtttCACCTTTCCCACTGTTCTCAGTGCTTGTGCCTCTGTTGCAACACTAGAGCGTGGCATGGAAGTCCATGCTTGTTCGATAAGAGCTTGTTTAGAATCTGATGTTGTAGTTGGCAGTGCACTCGTTGACATGTATACTAAATGTGGAAGAATAGATTATGCTTCGAGATTTTTTGAATTGATGCCTGTGAGGAATGTATATTCTTGGAATTCAATGATATCAGGTTATGCACGCCATGGACATGGAGACAAAGCTTTGGAGCTTTTTTCACAAATGAAGTTATATGGTCAACCACCAGATCATGTCACCTTTATTGGGGTCTTATCAGCTTGTAGCCATGTGGGCTTGGTGGATGAAGCGTTTAAGCATTTCACATCCATGAGTGAAGTATATGGTTTGGCTCCTCGAGTTGAGCACTTTTCATGTATGGTAGATCTCCTTGGGCGGGCAGGTGAACTTAACAAGATAGAAGACTTCATCAATAAGATGCCAATGAAACCAAATGTTCTTATTTGGAGGACAGTTTTAGGGGCTTGCTGCCGAGCTAATGGTCGTAACACAGAGCTAGGTCAGAGGGCTGCTAAAATGCTTTTGGAGTTGGAACCTCAAAATGCTGTTAACTATGTGCTTCTTTCTAACATGTATGCTTCTGGAAGGAGGTGGGAAGATGCGGCAAAAGCTAGAATTGCTATGAAGAAAGCAGCTGTAAAGAAGGAAGCTGGGTGTAGTTGGGTAACCATGAAGGATGGTGTTCATGTTTTTGTGGCTGGAGACAAATCACACCCAGAGAAAGATCTGATATATGAAAAACTAAAGGAACTTAACAGGAAAATGAGAGATGCCGGATATGTGCCCGAGACAAGATTTGCACTATATGATCTTGAGCTGGAAAACAAGGAAGAACTCCTAAGCTATCATAGTGAGAAACTAGCAGTTGCTTTTGTTCTCACTCGCAAATCAGGGTTGCCTATAAGGATAATGAAAAATCTCCGGGTTTGTGGTGACTGCCACACTGCCTTTAAATATATATCTAAGATTGTTGGTCGGCAAATAGTATTACGGGATACAAACAGATTTCATCATTTTCATGAAGGTAAGTGTTCATGTGGGGATTACTGGTAA